In the uncultured Methanobacterium sp. genome, one interval contains:
- a CDS encoding phosphopantothenate/pantothenate synthetase: MHDISPNHPRYHSLLLRDKMAKAYQEGILADTALVAHGRGEAFDYILGEKTNPPAIKAIEAAGATLLLAENPVLSVNGNTAVLAAEDMVELGSLIPAKVEINLFYRTPPRVVKVEKVLESAGATEVLGKEGDDYLPLEGLEGPRSRAHPEGVYIADVVLVPLEDGDRAEALVALGKKVITIDLNPLSRTAKKSSITIVDNVVRAMPLLVNEVKKLKGCSRQELEEIVRKFDNNGNISSSLDLISQYCKRDEHL, translated from the coding sequence ATGCATGATATTTCACCCAACCATCCTCGTTATCATTCCCTTCTTTTAAGGGATAAAATGGCCAAAGCTTACCAGGAAGGAATCCTGGCTGATACCGCTCTGGTTGCCCATGGTAGAGGCGAAGCCTTTGATTATATTTTAGGTGAAAAAACAAATCCCCCTGCAATTAAAGCTATTGAAGCTGCAGGTGCTACACTTTTACTTGCTGAAAACCCAGTTTTATCGGTTAATGGAAATACTGCAGTTTTAGCTGCAGAAGATATGGTGGAGCTAGGCAGTTTGATACCCGCAAAGGTGGAGATCAATCTATTCTATAGAACACCCCCGCGTGTGGTCAAAGTGGAGAAGGTATTAGAAAGCGCCGGTGCAACCGAAGTTCTGGGTAAAGAAGGTGATGATTATCTGCCTCTGGAGGGGTTAGAGGGACCCAGATCACGGGCTCATCCAGAGGGTGTGTACATTGCAGATGTGGTACTGGTTCCCTTAGAAGATGGTGACCGGGCAGAAGCACTGGTTGCATTAGGTAAAAAAGTTATAACCATTGATTTAAACCCATTATCACGAACTGCTAAAAAATCATCCATAACCATCGTGGACAATGTGGTTAGGGCCATGCCGCTCCTCGTCAATGAAGTGAAAAAGCTCAAAGGATGTTCCAGGCAGGAACTGGAAGAAATAGTTCGGAAATTTGATAATAATGGTAATATTTCCAGTTCACTGGATCTTATATCACAATACTGCAAAAGAGATGAACACTTATGA
- a CDS encoding AAA family ATPase translates to MNVIGVTGMPGSGKSVVSRVADSLGMNVVRMGDVIRNEAQKRKEPPGKVAVKLRKEYGEFVVAERCVEHIKNFSTDSKKASNNKPQKEKPQVFLIEGIRSPWEVQIFKKNFPHFKVIAIHSAPKTRYMRLKKRMRSDDSAEAKEAQKRDKRELKFGIGEVIASADFMVVNEGAKGKLKNTVRGILKNEL, encoded by the coding sequence ATGAATGTAATTGGAGTTACCGGAATGCCAGGATCAGGTAAAAGCGTGGTTTCCAGGGTTGCAGATAGTTTAGGAATGAATGTGGTGCGGATGGGGGATGTTATCCGCAATGAAGCCCAGAAGAGAAAGGAACCCCCAGGAAAAGTAGCAGTGAAACTACGAAAGGAGTACGGGGAATTCGTGGTAGCAGAAAGATGTGTGGAGCACATTAAAAATTTCTCAACCGACTCTAAAAAAGCTTCAAATAATAAACCCCAAAAAGAAAAACCCCAGGTATTCCTTATTGAAGGCATTCGCAGCCCATGGGAAGTGCAGATATTCAAAAAAAACTTCCCTCATTTTAAGGTTATAGCCATACATTCTGCACCAAAAACCCGTTACATGAGGCTTAAAAAAAGAATGAGGTCTGATGATTCTGCTGAGGCTAAAGAAGCCCAAAAAAGAGACAAAAGAGAACTGAAATTTGGTATTGGGGAAGTAATTGCCAGTGCAGATTTTATGGTGGTTAATGAGGGTGCTAAAGGTAAACTGAAAAATACAGTGCGGGGTATTCTTAAAAATGAATTGTAA
- a CDS encoding RNA-binding domain-containing protein, whose protein sequence is MNCKIVAKATVNPTEDLDKVIGALSNVFDYDDIVISEEMVTVTGNTSCLFPFKEFLEKGQIRDAARKMILKGWDEESKTINLKLNKQAAFAGRINLVDADLSPLGEIEVKITTENVEKFANWLCAH, encoded by the coding sequence ATGAATTGTAAAATAGTAGCTAAAGCCACAGTTAATCCTACCGAAGATCTGGATAAGGTTATAGGAGCATTATCCAATGTTTTCGACTATGATGATATTGTAATATCCGAAGAAATGGTTACAGTCACTGGAAATACATCCTGCCTTTTCCCATTTAAAGAATTCCTGGAAAAAGGACAGATCAGGGATGCTGCCAGAAAAATGATCCTTAAAGGATGGGATGAAGAATCCAAGACCATTAATTTAAAATTAAATAAACAAGCAGCCTTTGCCGGTAGGATCAACCTGGTGGATGCTGATCTTTCACCCCTTGGAGAGATAGAAGTTAAAATTACCACAGAAAATGTGGAAAAATTTGCCAACTGGCTATGTGCCCATTAA
- a CDS encoding TIGR00289 family protein → MKAAVLFSGGKDSTMAAYKAMKDGWTVEYLLSMHSENPYSYMFHVPNIHLTGLLSEAMGIPLIQAKTPGEKEDELDDLGNALNELKNRGVEAVFTGAIHSEYQKSRIDRLCHELGLKSIAPLWHRDPLEYMQEVVALGFEVIITSVAAEGLNESWLGRTLNEELLEELKGLHEKYGLHMAFEGGEAETLVLDGPIFKKRLNILDSKKIWEVDSGHLVIKDAELTDKD, encoded by the coding sequence ATGAAAGCAGCAGTACTTTTTTCAGGTGGTAAAGATAGCACAATGGCCGCTTACAAAGCCATGAAAGACGGTTGGACCGTGGAGTATTTACTTTCCATGCACTCTGAGAATCCATATTCATATATGTTTCATGTTCCAAACATCCACCTGACTGGGTTACTTTCAGAGGCCATGGGAATACCTCTTATCCAGGCTAAAACCCCTGGTGAAAAGGAGGACGAATTGGATGACCTTGGAAATGCCCTCAATGAACTTAAAAATAGGGGTGTTGAAGCAGTATTTACCGGTGCCATACATTCTGAGTACCAGAAATCACGTATTGATAGACTCTGTCATGAATTAGGATTAAAATCCATAGCACCATTATGGCACAGGGACCCTTTAGAATACATGCAGGAGGTTGTGGCTCTGGGATTTGAAGTTATAATCACCAGTGTGGCTGCCGAAGGTCTGAATGAATCATGGCTGGGCAGAACATTAAATGAAGAGTTACTGGAAGAGTTAAAGGGACTCCATGAAAAATACGGTTTACACATGGCGTTTGAAGGTGGTGAAGCAGAAACTCTGGTCCTGGATGGTCCTATTTTCAAAAAAAGACTAAATATTCTGGACTCAAAAAAGATATGGGAAGTGGATAGTGGGCATCTGGTAATTAAGGATGCTGAATTAACTGATAAAGATTGA
- a CDS encoding peptidase → MDLGEGWEKKALIIVAVVVFMLVAYAYNPFQSKANVTTSNQSYTPPATSSPVSQAPVVSNNSSNSSSNATNNFLISSAQAKTIAINANPGYKASDPVQGTIVVNQTTVAVWMVPISKITQPSKTVYVDVNTGKIVNTT, encoded by the coding sequence ATGGATCTAGGCGAAGGTTGGGAAAAAAAGGCACTGATTATAGTTGCTGTGGTGGTTTTTATGCTGGTAGCATATGCTTACAATCCATTTCAGTCCAAAGCAAATGTAACAACTTCTAATCAGTCTTATACGCCTCCTGCTACATCTTCACCTGTCAGCCAAGCACCGGTTGTTTCAAACAATTCCAGTAATTCATCAAGTAATGCAACTAACAATTTTTTGATTTCATCAGCCCAGGCTAAGACTATAGCTATTAATGCTAATCCGGGATATAAAGCTTCGGACCCAGTGCAGGGAACTATTGTGGTCAACCAGACTACCGTAGCTGTGTGGATGGTTCCAATCTCCAAAATTACCCAACCATCAAAAACTGTATATGTGGATGTTAACACAGGAAAAATAGTGAACACTACTTGA
- a CDS encoding class III signal peptide-containing protein codes for MDGKGQISVELILILAFILLVVLVVAYYASDQSEQNNIATVTRLGATNATTAMGITTPGMLPVRVDAIQISGTQNITVSINLNYKNNLIQNTTLTGVYNSLTAQGYSPQKKSVSNIIQNLTLNTTRHNYNIMLA; via the coding sequence ATGGATGGAAAAGGGCAAATATCAGTAGAATTGATCCTTATTTTAGCGTTCATACTGCTGGTTGTACTGGTGGTGGCATATTACGCTAGTGATCAAAGTGAACAAAACAACATTGCAACTGTAACCCGGTTAGGAGCTACAAATGCCACAACTGCAATGGGGATTACAACCCCTGGGATGTTACCGGTACGAGTTGATGCCATCCAGATAAGCGGAACTCAAAACATCACTGTGAGCATTAATCTTAATTATAAAAATAATCTAATTCAAAACACTACTTTAACTGGTGTTTATAATTCCCTTACTGCACAGGGATATTCCCCTCAAAAGAAAAGTGTGTCCAACATAATCCAAAACTTGACCCTGAACACAACCAGACACAATTATAACATCATGTTAGCATAA